The Pyxidicoccus trucidator genomic sequence CAGGTGTCGCGCCTCCCCACCTGGTTGGCGATGATGTCGAGCGGGCGTCCGCAGTGCGCGCAGCCGGGCATGGCCACCTCCAAGAGCGAAAGGGGCCATCATTGTGCCAGTGCGCGCGGAGGCGCGGTGGGTCTTCAGCGCTGCGGGCTGGAGACGAACGCCGGAGTGGGCTCCGAGGAGACGTGCACCGGCGGCGAGGACGGGCGCAGCTCGCCCATGGCGTCCACCAGCTGGTCGTCCAGGCGCTTGAGCAGGAACAGCATGTAGGCGGACACCGCGGCCAGCACCGACGCGAGGATGCCCAGCATCATGCCGCGCTGCCACTGGTGCGCGCGCCCCAGTACGGCCCGGCGCTCGGCGAAGGTCTTCAGCTGCGCGTCCGCCGCCGTGCCGTCCAGCCGGTTGGCGTAGTCCTCGGCCTGGGCGGTGCCGCGCTCCATCAGCCACTGCCCCTGCACCTGCAGGGCGTCCGCGCGCGTGTAGCAGTAACCCGCCGCACCCGCTGACAGCAGGGAGATGCACAACGCCGCAGTCACGCTCCGGGTACCCATTTCAACGTCCTCCGGACCCGCCGTTGCGCGGGTCTGGACACCCGCGACTGCTCCGGCTTCCCGAAGACAGTAGCGGATGGTAGGGAGCCCCCCTGACATGGGCAAGCCCTACCGTCCTAAAGACCACTATTTCCAGAAAGCCAAGCAAGAGGGGCTGCGCGCCCGCTCGGCGTTCAAGGTCGACGAGCTCATCAAGCGCTTCCCCATGGTGAAGAAGGGGCACGTGGTGCTCGACCTGGGGGCGGCGCCGGGAGGCTTCCTCCAGATTCTGGCGGAGGCGGTGGGGACGTCGGGGCGGGTCATCGGGGTGGACATCGTCGCCATCCGTCCCTTCACCCAGCGGTATGTGCAGACCGCGGTGCTGGACGTGCTGGCGGACGACTTCGACGCGAAGCTGTCCGCGCTGTACGACGGCCCCTTCGACGCGGTCATCTCCGACATGGCGCCCAAGACGAGCGGCATCAAGGCCACGGACGAGGCGCGCAGCCTGCGGCTCGCGGGCAAGGCGCTGGAATTGGCCGTCGCGCGGGGCCGGCCCGGCTCGTCCTTCGTGGCCAAGGTGTTCATGGGCGGGGACTTCGAGGACTTCCGCAACCAGGTGCGCGCCCTCTTCGAGGAGGTGAAGGTGGTGCGTCCCGAGGCCACGCGCGGCGCCAGCATGGAGGTCTACCTCGTGGGGCTGCGCCGGAAGGCGCCCGAGACTCCGGCACCCTGACGTTCATTGTGGAACGAAGTAGCGGCCGGCTGTGTCTAGAGTGCCGCCCATGCATCGGACCCTCTGGACCCGCGCGTCCTCCTCCGCCCTGTTGCTGCTGTTGTCGCTGCTGCTGACCGCCTCGCCCGCACTGGGGCAGGGGAAGGCCCCGCCTTCGTGGAAGGCCATCGACGCGCTCGTGTCGGAGCAGAAGGTGGAGGCCGCGGCGCAGGGCGCCGAGGCCCGCCTGGAGCGGGCGAAGGGCCGCGCGGACGAGGCGGAGTGGGTGAAGGCGCTGGTGCGCACGGTACAGCTGCGCACCGCCCTGCACGGGTACGAGACGTCGGTGCGCTTCCTGCGCGAGCAGGCCTGGCCCAAGGGCGTGCTGCCGCGCGCCACGCTGAACCTCTTCTACGCGAGCTCGCTCGTCACGTACGCGCAGGCGTACGGGTGGGAGGTGCGCCAGCGCGAGGCGGTGGCCTCCACCGGCCCGGTGGACCTCAAGTCGTGGACGTACGAGCAGATCCTCACCGAGGCGCAGCGCGCCTACGAGGAGGTGTGGAAGCAGCGCGAGCAGCTGGGCACCGAGCCGGTGAAGGCGCTGGCCGAGTACATCCAGCCCAACACGTACCCGGCGGGCATCCGCTCCACGCTGCGTGACGCCGTCTCGTACCTGTGGGTGGGCGTGCTGGCGGACAGCTCCCACTGGCGGCCCGAGCATGCCAACGAGGTGTACCGCCTGGACCTGCGCGCGCTCCTGGAGGGCACGCCGACGGTGGCGCTGACGGACCCGAACGTCCACCCGCTGGTGAAGGTGACGGCGGTGCTGGGCGATTTGGAGGCGTGGCACCGTGCCGCCGGCCGGCGCGAGGCGGCGCTGGAGGCGCGGCTGAAGCGCTACGAGGTGCTGTACGCGCACTTCACCGAGAAGGACGACCAGACCCGCATCCGCCAGCACCTCGCCGCGCACCTCGCGCCCTTCCGCGACGTGGCGTGGTGGGGCATGGGGCAGGGGCTGCTCGCGGAATTGGAGCGCGCCGCGGACCACGCGGTGCGCGCGCACGCGCTGGCGAAGACCTGCGTGGACGCCTTCCCCAAGACGCCAGGCTCGCAGCGCTGCGCCGCCTTGCTGAGCGCGCTGGAGGCCCCGGACTTCCGCCTGACCTCCATGCAGTCGGATGGCCCGCGCCGTCGCTCCGTCGAGCTCACCCACCGCAACGTGCCGGCCGTCCACTTCCGCGCCTACGCCTTCGACCTGGAGAAGCGGCTGACGAAGGTGGACGACTACAACATCCTGCCCTACGGGGACGCGATACTCCGCCAGATGGCGGGCCAGAAGCCGGTGGCCTCGTGGAGCGTCCAGCTTCCCCAGACGCAGGACTTCCGGGAGCACCGCACCTTCGTCACGCCGCCGCTGGAGCAGCCGGGCACATACATCATCGCCGTCTCCGCGCGCGAGGACTTCGGCACCAAGGACAACCGCGTGCAGGCGGTGTTCATGACGGTGTCGCCGTGGGTCATCGTCACGCGCAGCACCGGCGGCACCTCGGTGGAGGCGCGGGTGCTGCAGGGCGACTCCGGCCGGCCCGCGACGGAAGTCCCCGTGAGGCTCATCCTCGTCGACTACAACAAGGGCTTCCGCGAGGCGGCCAAAGCCACCACGGACCCGCAGGGGGAGGTGACCTTCCCGGCGCCCCAGGGGCAGCGGTACCAAAGCTACATCCTGGTGGCGGGGCGCGGGCGCGACACGCTGCTGCACCCCGGCGGCTTCTCGTTCTACTCGCGCGACGAGCCGAAGGAGCACACCTCGTCGCTCGTCTTCACGGACCGCACCGTGTACCGCCCGTTGCAGAAGGTGCTGTGGAAGGCCGTGGCCTTCCGTGGGCGCGGCGACCAGGCGCGCTACCGGACGCTGCCGGCGGAGCGGCTGGTGGTGTCGCTGATGGACCCCAACCACCAGGTGGTCGAGCGCAAGGAAGTGCGCACCAACGGGTTCGGCTCGGCGGCGGGAGAGTTCGTCGTGCCCACCGGCCGCGTGCTCGGCGGATGGACGGTGCGGGTGGAGTCGGGTGGCGCCGCCAGCATCCGCGTGGAGGAGTACAAGCGGCCCACCTTCGAGGTGACGCTGAAGGACCCGGACGCGCCGCTGCGCATCAACCGGCCGGCCACCTTCAAGGGCGAGGCGCGCTACTACTTCGGCCTGCCGGTGGCGTCCGGCACCGTGCGCTGGCGTGCCTTCCGCGAGCCGGTGCTGCCCTGGTGGTGGTGGTGGGACACGTCCTCCATTCCCGTGAAGCGGCAGGTGGTGGCGTCCGGCACGTCCGCGCTGGCCGAGGACGGCGGCTTCGGCATCACCTTCACCCCCGAGGTGGACGAGCGCTCCTCGCGCACGCCGGGGCTCACCTGGCGCTATCGAATCGAAGCGGACGCGACGGACGAGGGCGGTGAGACGCGCTCGGCCAACCGCGCCTTCCGGCTCGGCTTCGTCGCGGTGGAGGGACGCGTGGACGCGGACGAGGGCTTCTTCCGCGAGGGCGTGGCCGCCGAGGTGCGGCTGGTGCGCTCCACGCTGGACGGCGCGCCGCAGCCCGGCGCGGGCCGCTGGCGGCTCGTGGCCCTGAAGCAGCCCGCTCAGCCCCTGCTGCCCGCGGACGAGCCCGTCGTGGCGCCTCCCACCGTGGAGGTGGACCCGGAGGCGGTGCGTACGCCCACGCCGGGCGACAAGCTCCGGCCGCGCTGGGGCACGGAGTACACGCCGAAGGCGACGCTGGCCCGCTGGCAGGACGGCACCGAGCAGGCGAAGGGCGCCGTGCAGCACGACGCGGAGGGCGTGGCCCGGGTGAAGCTGCCCGCGCTGAAGGCCGGGGCGTACCGGCTGCACTACGAGACGACGGACGCCTTCGGTCAGACGTTCACCGTGGCGCGTGAGGTGCTGGTGGCCGGCGCGGCCGCGCCGATTGCACTGCCCGCGTCGCTGGTGCTGGAGCGCGACACGGTGCGAGTGGGCGAGGTGGCGCGGCTGCTGGCCTTCTCCGGCTACGAGGGACAGCCCCTGATGCTGGACCTGTACCAGGGCGAGCGGCGCGTGCTGCGCAAGGCGCTGACGGGCGGCAAGGCCCCGGTGGTGGTGGAGGTGCCGGTGACGGAGGACTTGCGCGGCGGCTTCACCGCGGTGCTGGTGGCCGTGCGCGACTGGCAGTACCTCAGCTTCTCCGAGCCCGTGTTCGTCCCGTGGGACGACAAGGAGCTGGCGCTGGAGTTCGCCACCTTCCGCGACAAGCTGCGGCCCGGCGCGAAGGAGACGTGGCGCGTGACGGTGCGCGGGCCGAAGGGCGCGAAGGTGGAGGCCGGCGCCGCCGAGCTGCTCGCGTATATGTATGACCAGTCGCTGGACCTGTTCGCGCCGCACGTGCCGCAGAGCGTGGCGTCGCTCTATCCGCGCCGCGCGACGACGGTGGACCTGCGCGCGTCGCTGGGGGTATCTGGCGCCCAGTGGCTCGTCAGCGACGACTTCGGCGAGGTGAAGGGGTGGGAGCCGCCGACGCCGGACTCCCTGCGCTTCGAGGACAGCTATGGCCTGGGAGGCCCCGGCTACCGGCGCAACAAGGGCTATACGATGGGGGGCATGGTGCACCGCCAGGCCGCCTCGGCCCCCAGGCCGACCGCCGCGCGGGAGGCCAGGTCGTTCGAGTCGCTCGAGGGTGCGCCGCCTCCACCGCCCCCCGCGCCTCCCGCCGAGGCGGCGAAGCAGGAGTCGAAGGCGCAGGCGGATGGCCGGGCCCAGGCGGCCGAGGCCGCTCCCGCCGAGGGGCTCCGCTCCAACTTCGCGGAGACGGCGTTCTGGGTGCCGCAGCTCCTCATGGGGCCGGATGGTACGGCGACGCTGGAGTTCACCGTGCCCGACTCGGTGACGGCGTGGAGCGTGTGGGTCCACGCGCTGACGCGTGACTTGAAGGGCGGCTCGGTGCAGCGCACCACCCGCAGCGTGAAGGAGCTGATGGTGCGGCCGTACGTGCCGCGCTTCCTGCGCGAGGGCGACCGGGCGGTGCTGGAGGTGGTGGTGAACAACGCGGCGGAGCGGCCCCAGCAGGGCACGCTGACGCTCGACATCGTGGACGCCCAGACGCAGAAGAGCCTGCTGGCGGACTTCGGCGTCAAGGGCGCGTCCCAGTCCTTCAACGTGGCGGCCGGCCGGGGCACGAACCTGCGCTTCGCGCTCACCGCGCCCGCGAAGGTGGGGGCGGTGGCCTTCCGCGTGGAGGCGCGCGCCGGCAACCTGAGCGACGGCGAGCTGCGCCCGCTGCCCGTGCTCCCGGGCCGCATGCACCTGGCGCAGTCGCGCTTCGTCACGCTGAAGGGGAAGTCCTCGAAGACGATGACCTTCGAGGACCTGCGCGCGGGTGGGGACCCGACGCGGGTGAACGAGCAGCTCGTCGTCACGGTGGACGCGCAGCTCTTCTACGCGGCGCTCCAGTCGCTGCCGTACCTGATGGACTACCCCTACGAGTGCACGGAGCAGACGCTCAACCGCTTCGTGTCCTCCGGCATCCTCGCCAGCCTCTACGGGCAGTACCCCGAGGTGGCGAAGATGGCGAAGAAGCTGAGCGAGCGCTCCACCCGCTTCGAGACGTGGGACGCGGTGGACCCGAACCGGAAGATGTCGCTGGAGGAGACGCCCTGGCTGGAGATGGCCAAGGGCGGCGGGGACGCGGACGCCGACCTGGTGCGGGTGCTGGACCCGAAGGTGGCCGCCGCCGAGCGCACCGCGTCCATGGCGAAGCTGCGCAAGGCGCAGACGTCCAGCGGTGGCTTCCCGTGGTGGCCGGGCGGGCCGCCGTCGCCGTACATGACGCTCTACATCCTCCACGGCCTGTCGCGCGCCATGGAGTACGGCGTGGAAGTCCCGCCGGAGATGACGCGCAACGCGTGGGGCTACGTGGCCCGCCACTTCCGCGACGAGTACGCGGAGAAGCTGATGAAGAAGAACCAGGGCTGGGAGTTCCTCACCTTCCTCAACTACGTGGCCTCCGCGTACCCCAACGAGCGCTTCACGGGCGAGGCCCTCACCGCCGCCGAGCGCGAGCGGATGCTGGCCTTCAGCTACAAGCACTGGAAGAAGCACTCGCCGTACCTCAAGGGCTACCTGGCGCTGACGCTCAAGCGCGCGGGGCAGGGCAAGGACGCCGAGCGGGTCTGGGAGAGCGTCATGGACTCCGCCAAGACGAGCGAGGAGCTGGGCACGTACTGGGCGCCCGAGGACCGCAGCTGGCTCTGGTACAACGACACCACGGAGACGCACGCCTTCGCGCTGCGCACGCTGACGGAGCTGAAGCCGAAGGACCCGCGGCGCGAGGGGCTGGTGCAGTGGCTGCTGCTGGACAAGAAGCTCAACCACTGGAAGTCCACCCGCGCCACGGCGGAGGCGCTCTACGCGCTGGTGAAGTACCTCCAGTCGGAGGGGGCGCTGGGCGTGCGTGAGGACGCGAAGGTGACGGTGGGCCCGCGCGTGGTGCAGATGGAGTTCTCCCCGGACGAGTACACCGGGAAGAAGAACCAGGTGGTGGTGCCGGGGCCGGAGCTGAACCCGGCGACCATGAGCTCGGTGGTGGTGGAGAAGACGACGCCGGGCTTCGCCTTCGCCTCCGCCACGTGGCACTTCTCCACGGAGAAGCTGCCGGAGGAGGAGCGCGGCGACTTCTTCCAGGTGTCGCGGCGCTACTTCCGGCGCGAGCGCGAGGGCCGCGAGGCGGTGCTCCAGCCGCTGGCGGAAGGCGCGGCGCTCAAGCCCGGTGACGAGGTGGAGGTGCAAATCTCCCTGCGCACGAAGCACGCGGCGGAGTACGTCCACCTGAGAGACCCCCGCGCCGCGGGCCTGGAGCCGGAGAACGCGCAGTCCCGCCACAAGTGGGACCTGGGCATCGTCTGGTACGAGGAGACGCGGGACTCGGGCACCAACTTCTTCTTCGAGTGGCTGCCCGCCGGCGAGTACACCTTCAAGTACCGCCTGCGCGCCAACATGGCCGGCACCTTCCGAGTGGGCCCCGCCACCGTGCAGTCCATGTACGCGCCCGAGTTCACCGCGTACTCCACGGGCGCGGTGCTCACGGTGAGCCCGGCGAAGTAACCCACGGCGGGCCCGCGGGAGCGCGAGCATCCACTCCCGCGGGTCGCCGTAACCGTCACGGGGTTGCGGTTGATATTTAATTGCGCTTAATCCCGCTTAATCCGTGTCCCGCGTAGGGTGGCCGCCACCTGTCGCCCGGCGCTGGAGGCATGAGGCCGCACGCCCGGGTCGGCAGGTCCGACAACCCGAGGGGTGGACCCATGTTCAAGCAGGTGCTTCGTCCGTTGTGTCTGGGTGTGCTGGTGGCCTGTGCTTCCGCCTGCGGCGGAGAGCTGGACGCGCTGGAAGTCGAAGAGGTCGGCACGGCGGAGCAGGGCGTGTGCCAGGTGGGCTCGTACATCAGCGAGTGCCGTGACTTCGGGAACGGCGGCTACTCGAGCCCGTCGTGCCCGGGCCAGTTCGCGTGGAGCTACTGGAACTGCAAGCAGTACCGGTACTACTCGGGCCCCACCACCTACTACTACCGCCAGGAGTGCGGCCCGCAGAAGACCATGTGCGGCAGCAGTGCCACCACGCCGCCGGGGCTGCCCGAGGCCCGGTGCAAGCAGAACTGCTGAGCCGCTGAGCGGGCACCGGGGCCGTGCGTCTGGCGCGCGGCCTCGGGCCGATTCATCGAGGCAGGGGCTGCTCCAGCTCGCTCACGGGAGCAGTGAAGGCCGGAGCGACTGAGTCCCTCGCTCGGAGGGACCTGTCCGCGTTCAGCCTCAGTCCCCGCAGGTGGCCTTTTCGTCGGTGGGGTACAGGGTGGCGATGCCGTAGGTGCCATTCCGGGTGCCGCACCAGATGCGCCAGCTCGTGCCGCCCAGGTCCGGCGCGGAGTACACGCCGCCTTCCTTCTTCGCCCCGCCGCGCGCGCAGCACCGTGCGAAGGCCCGCGTGCCGATGGCCACCAGACCCACCGCGTCCGGCGAGCGCGAGAAACCGCCAAGCTTCTTCTCGCCGCAGGACCACGGCGCCACGCCGCGGAACTTGATGAGGTACTCGTCACCCTTCTGCGCACTGCCTCCGCGAGCCGGGCCGCCGTAGCAGAGCTTCCCCTCGGACTCGAGCTGTGCGTAGCGCGGCAGGAAGTGCAGCCCGCCAATGGGGCCACGGTCCCATTCGTCTCCGCAGAACACGTGCGTGAAGGCGTTGCGCGGGCCGGTGCTCACCCACAGCCCCGTGAGCCACTCGAGGTTGCCCTGCCGTGCTCCCGGCCGCCCCGCGACGGACAGCGCCGTCTGGATGCGCGCGTCGTTGTAGTGCCGGGAGAAGAAGCGCTGCACGTCCCCCGCGCTCACGCTCACGTCCGGGCGCGCCGGGCACAGGTCCAGCACCTCGCGGTCCAGCGGCGTCAGCGCCGGCAGCTTGCCGAACAGGGGCTTCGTGTCACACGTCGTCGCGCAGCCCGTGGCGGGCTTCCAGTCCGCTCGCACCGTGGCCGGGCGCGAGGATGCGACCTGGACGTCGCCGGCGCCGCGCTCCTCGTCGGAGGACTCCCGGGCCGCGCTGGCGAAGCGGGCCTGCTGCTCTGTCCGGCCTCGGGCCTGCTGCGCGGAGTGGGCCCGGTCCGCCTCCGCCAGGGCCGCCGCGTCCGGGGCTCGGGGCGCCGCGGCCTCCGGCGCGCCCTCGCACAGCACCCAGCCTTCCGCGGCGGGGCCGCGCAGCTTGCACCACGCGCGGCCGGGGCCGCCCTTCTTCAAGAGCGGGTACGACGTGCCCGGCTCCACCGTGAAGACCACCTTCGTCGACTCGGGCTGCTCCACCGCGTCCACGCGGGCGTCGGAGACGAAGGCTCCGGGGCCGGCCAGGACGGGGAGGGCCGTGAGGAGGCAGAGGGCAAGGAAGGGGAGGGGAAGACGCATGGCGCGCGGGAGTCTACAGCGTCCCGCCGGCCGCTCGGGAAGAGCGGCCCGGAGGGACGGGTCGGCGCGTGGGACGTCCCCCTCCCGTCCGGCATTCAACCGGGCTTCACCGGGAGCAGGCGGGCGGGCTCTTCCGGATGCGCGGAGGTGGTTGCACGGAGGCGCACAGTCGAGACCTCCGCTCCCGGAGGCCCGCCGGGTGGAATGACTGTTCCTTCCGCAGTACCCGGGCCGAGGCGGCAAGGCAGCCGCCCTTGCCCACACGTTGTCAGAACCGCGGGCCTCAGCCGAGCTTCAGGCGCACTGCGTTCGGCTTGTCCGTCCGCGCCTTGCCGACCTGCACGGTGTACTCGCCCGGGCCGTACTCCGCCTTCAGGTCCGTCACCTTCTCGCCGTTGACGCGGACGCTGCCCTGGGCCATCGCCTCGCGGGCCTTCGTCGCCGAGGCCACCAGCTTCGTCTCCGGCAGCAGCTTGAAGAGGAGCTGCTTCTCCGCGCCGGCCAGCGACACCTCGATGAGCTCCAGGCTCGCCTGCGGCTGCTCCTTCTTCAGGTTGTCCCAGGCCTCCACCGCCTTGCGGCCGCCCTCCTCACCGTGGAAGCGCACCGCCATCTCCCGGGCGAAGTCCTTCTTCACCGTCATGGGGTGCAGCTCGCCGCCCTGCACCTTGGCCCGCGTCTCCGCCAGCTCCTTCAGCGGCTTGGCGGAGAGCAGCTCCAGGTACCGCCACATCAGGTCATCGGTGATGCTCATCAGCTTGCCGAAGATGGTCTCCGGCGGCTCGTCGATGCCCACGTAGTTGTCCAGGCTCTTGGACATCTTGTCGCCGGTAATCTTCCCGTCGACGAGCTTCGCGTTGAGCCCCTCGAGGATGGGCCCCGTCATGATGACCTGCGGCTCCAGCCCCTCCTCCTTCATGAGCTGGCGGCCCACGAGCAGGTTGAAGAGCTGATCCGTCGCGCCCAGCTCGATGTCCGACTTCAGCGCCACCGAGTCGTAGCCCTGCAGCAGCGGGTACATGAACTCGTGCAGGGAGATGGAGACGTTCTCCCGGAACCGCTTCTTGAAGTCGTCGCGCTCCAGCATGCGCTGCACCGAGTAGCGCGCCGCCAGGCGGATCATCCCCTCCGTGCCCAGCGCGTCCAGCCAGGTGGAGTTGAAGCGCACCTGCGTCTTGTCCGCGTCCAGCACCTTGAAGACCTGCTGCTTGTACGTCTCAGCGTTGGCCTTCACCTCGTCGCGCGTCAGCGCCGGGCGCGTGGCGTTGCGCCCCGTCGGGTCGCCGATGAGCGCCGTGAAGTCGCCGATGAGGAACACCACCGTGTGTCCGAAGTCCTGGAAGCGCCGCATCCGCGTCAGCAGGAGCGAGTGGCCGAGATGCAAATCCGGCCGGCTCGGGTCGAACCCCGCCTTGATGACCAGCGGCTTGCCCGCGTCATACGAGCGCTGGAGCTTCTTCTTCAGCTCCTCGGGCACCTGGATATCCACGGTGCCTCGGGTGACTTCTTCGAACTGCTCCTCGGGGGTCGCCTTGCGCAGCGCGTCCATGGTCATGACGCCGCGCAACCTAGCCGATTTGCTCCGCCCGTGGCGGCACTTCCTCGGGGGACGTCAGGTGCCCGGCAGGCGCTGGCGCACCCGCTCGATGCTCCGGGGCCGGCCCGTGGTGTCGTCGATGTCGATGACCACGCCCTGCAGGTACACCAGCTTCTCGGCCACCTCGTAGGGGGCCTTCTCTCCAAGAAAGCGCGCCACCGAGGACTCCTTCTTCATCCCGATGACGGAGTCCAGCGGGCCACACATGCCCACGTCGGTGATGAAGGCCGTGCCGCCGGGGAGGATTCGCTCATCCGCCGTCTGCACGTGCGTGTGCGTGCCCACCACCGCGGACACCTTGCCGTCCAGGTGCACGCCCATGGCGTTCTTCTCGCTGCTCGCCTCGCAGTGCATGTCCACCAGGATGCAGGGCGTCTGCTTGCGCAATTCCTCCACCAGGGGCAGCACCACCTCGAAGGGGCTGTCCTCGGTGCGCATGAAGACGCGCCCCTCCAGGTTGATGACGCCCAGGGCCCGGCCGTCGGCAAGCCGCACCAGCCCGTGCCCGCGTCCCGGCGTCCCCTTGGGGTAGTTCGCCGGACGCAGCAGCAGGTCCGGATGTTCCTTCACCCAGGGGAGGATGCCCTTCTTCGAGTAGAAATGGTTCCCGCTCGTCAGCAGCTGGATGCCGCTGGCGAGCAGGAAGGTCGCCGTCTCCGGGCTGATGCCGGCGCCGCCCTCGCTGTTCTCCGCGTTGGCGACGCACACGTCCACGCCATGCTCGGAGACCAGTCGGGGCAAGAGGGCGCGGACCGCCTGGAGTCCCGGGCGGCCCACGACATCTCCCATGAAGAGAGCCTTCACGTATCCAGGAAGTCCCAGTCGCGGTACAGGCCGCGCAGCGACTCGGACTCCGTCACGATGAGGTCCATGTCCACGTCGTCAGCCGTGGTGGGCAGCACCTGGACGACCTGGTCATTGAACGCCAGGCCGACCCTGCGACTGCGCTGGCTGGCCGCACGGAGGGTGGCATCGTAGTAGCCACCTCCACGCCCCAGCCGCTTGCCGTCCCGGGTGAAGCCCAGGCCCGGCACCACGAAGAGGTCTATCTGGTCCACCGGGATGAGGTCCGAGGAGTTGCTTGGCTCCCGCACCCCCAGCCTTCCCGGCTCCAGCTCGCTCTCCGACTTGATGGCCCTGAATGAGAGGATGCGCCCGTGGACGTGGGACAGCGGGTAGCAGACGATTTTGTCGTCCTGCAACGCCGCGATCAAAATGTCCCGTGTGGGCACCTCGCCCCGAATTGGGGCATACAAGGCCACAGTTCTCGCCTTCTGATAATACGGAGCTGCCAGAAACCGAGACTGAACCTTGAGACCCCGCGTGTCGATGATGTCCGGCGTCATCGCCTTGCGACGCGCCGTCAACTCCTCACGCAGGGTCTGCTTCCTCGCCGCCGCCTCTTCCACCACCGTCTCGCTCACCGCCGCCACTCCGCAGAAAAAGTCCCCCGCCGCATGGCCGTGTGCCCAGCGTCCATTGAACCCTCTGAAAGCCAGGTGGGAACCGAAATCATGCCGCCGCAGGCTTCCCTCATCCCCCGTGAGAGGGGAGGGCTTGCACATGGCGACCGAAACGGACCCCGGAATGGACGTATCGGTTCGAATTTCTGCTGGGCATCACGCGCCCCGCAGGGGACAGCCCTTTGTAACAAAAACAAAGCTACAGTGCTACCAAGTCCTCGAATCTATTGGGAAAACCCGTAAGAGTCTGGGGAAATGATAAGGACGGGGGACGGCGGGGTCAAGGCTTCCTCGCGCGTTTACAAGGCAGCCTCGCGGCTTCTATGATGAAAAGTACCCCTCACATGCTGCCCACGCTTTCAAACAAGGCACTCGCGACGATTCTTTCCGTCGCCTCTGGCCTCGCGTGGGCGGGGCCGGGGCCCAACATCTCTGGCCCCTACCTGGGAGATGCCTACGGCCAGGTCGACTTCCGGATGGAAGGCGAGCGGGTGGT encodes the following:
- a CDS encoding SAM-dependent methyltransferase, with the translated sequence MVGSPPDMGKPYRPKDHYFQKAKQEGLRARSAFKVDELIKRFPMVKKGHVVLDLGAAPGGFLQILAEAVGTSGRVIGVDIVAIRPFTQRYVQTAVLDVLADDFDAKLSALYDGPFDAVISDMAPKTSGIKATDEARSLRLAGKALELAVARGRPGSSFVAKVFMGGDFEDFRNQVRALFEEVKVVRPEATRGASMEVYLVGLRRKAPETPAP
- a CDS encoding alpha-2-macroglobulin family protein; this translates as MHRTLWTRASSSALLLLLSLLLTASPALGQGKAPPSWKAIDALVSEQKVEAAAQGAEARLERAKGRADEAEWVKALVRTVQLRTALHGYETSVRFLREQAWPKGVLPRATLNLFYASSLVTYAQAYGWEVRQREAVASTGPVDLKSWTYEQILTEAQRAYEEVWKQREQLGTEPVKALAEYIQPNTYPAGIRSTLRDAVSYLWVGVLADSSHWRPEHANEVYRLDLRALLEGTPTVALTDPNVHPLVKVTAVLGDLEAWHRAAGRREAALEARLKRYEVLYAHFTEKDDQTRIRQHLAAHLAPFRDVAWWGMGQGLLAELERAADHAVRAHALAKTCVDAFPKTPGSQRCAALLSALEAPDFRLTSMQSDGPRRRSVELTHRNVPAVHFRAYAFDLEKRLTKVDDYNILPYGDAILRQMAGQKPVASWSVQLPQTQDFREHRTFVTPPLEQPGTYIIAVSAREDFGTKDNRVQAVFMTVSPWVIVTRSTGGTSVEARVLQGDSGRPATEVPVRLILVDYNKGFREAAKATTDPQGEVTFPAPQGQRYQSYILVAGRGRDTLLHPGGFSFYSRDEPKEHTSSLVFTDRTVYRPLQKVLWKAVAFRGRGDQARYRTLPAERLVVSLMDPNHQVVERKEVRTNGFGSAAGEFVVPTGRVLGGWTVRVESGGAASIRVEEYKRPTFEVTLKDPDAPLRINRPATFKGEARYYFGLPVASGTVRWRAFREPVLPWWWWWDTSSIPVKRQVVASGTSALAEDGGFGITFTPEVDERSSRTPGLTWRYRIEADATDEGGETRSANRAFRLGFVAVEGRVDADEGFFREGVAAEVRLVRSTLDGAPQPGAGRWRLVALKQPAQPLLPADEPVVAPPTVEVDPEAVRTPTPGDKLRPRWGTEYTPKATLARWQDGTEQAKGAVQHDAEGVARVKLPALKAGAYRLHYETTDAFGQTFTVAREVLVAGAAAPIALPASLVLERDTVRVGEVARLLAFSGYEGQPLMLDLYQGERRVLRKALTGGKAPVVVEVPVTEDLRGGFTAVLVAVRDWQYLSFSEPVFVPWDDKELALEFATFRDKLRPGAKETWRVTVRGPKGAKVEAGAAELLAYMYDQSLDLFAPHVPQSVASLYPRRATTVDLRASLGVSGAQWLVSDDFGEVKGWEPPTPDSLRFEDSYGLGGPGYRRNKGYTMGGMVHRQAASAPRPTAAREARSFESLEGAPPPPPPAPPAEAAKQESKAQADGRAQAAEAAPAEGLRSNFAETAFWVPQLLMGPDGTATLEFTVPDSVTAWSVWVHALTRDLKGGSVQRTTRSVKELMVRPYVPRFLREGDRAVLEVVVNNAAERPQQGTLTLDIVDAQTQKSLLADFGVKGASQSFNVAAGRGTNLRFALTAPAKVGAVAFRVEARAGNLSDGELRPLPVLPGRMHLAQSRFVTLKGKSSKTMTFEDLRAGGDPTRVNEQLVVTVDAQLFYAALQSLPYLMDYPYECTEQTLNRFVSSGILASLYGQYPEVAKMAKKLSERSTRFETWDAVDPNRKMSLEETPWLEMAKGGGDADADLVRVLDPKVAAAERTASMAKLRKAQTSSGGFPWWPGGPPSPYMTLYILHGLSRAMEYGVEVPPEMTRNAWGYVARHFRDEYAEKLMKKNQGWEFLTFLNYVASAYPNERFTGEALTAAERERMLAFSYKHWKKHSPYLKGYLALTLKRAGQGKDAERVWESVMDSAKTSEELGTYWAPEDRSWLWYNDTTETHAFALRTLTELKPKDPRREGLVQWLLLDKKLNHWKSTRATAEALYALVKYLQSEGALGVREDAKVTVGPRVVQMEFSPDEYTGKKNQVVVPGPELNPATMSSVVVEKTTPGFAFASATWHFSTEKLPEEERGDFFQVSRRYFRREREGREAVLQPLAEGAALKPGDEVEVQISLRTKHAAEYVHLRDPRAAGLEPENAQSRHKWDLGIVWYEETRDSGTNFFFEWLPAGEYTFKYRLRANMAGTFRVGPATVQSMYAPEFTAYSTGAVLTVSPAK
- a CDS encoding EndoU domain-containing protein yields the protein MRLPLPFLALCLLTALPVLAGPGAFVSDARVDAVEQPESTKVVFTVEPGTSYPLLKKGGPGRAWCKLRGPAAEGWVLCEGAPEAAAPRAPDAAALAEADRAHSAQQARGRTEQQARFASAARESSDEERGAGDVQVASSRPATVRADWKPATGCATTCDTKPLFGKLPALTPLDREVLDLCPARPDVSVSAGDVQRFFSRHYNDARIQTALSVAGRPGARQGNLEWLTGLWVSTGPRNAFTHVFCGDEWDRGPIGGLHFLPRYAQLESEGKLCYGGPARGGSAQKGDEYLIKFRGVAPWSCGEKKLGGFSRSPDAVGLVAIGTRAFARCCARGGAKKEGGVYSAPDLGGTSWRIWCGTRNGTYGIATLYPTDEKATCGD
- the tyrS gene encoding tyrosine--tRNA ligase → MTMDALRKATPEEQFEEVTRGTVDIQVPEELKKKLQRSYDAGKPLVIKAGFDPSRPDLHLGHSLLLTRMRRFQDFGHTVVFLIGDFTALIGDPTGRNATRPALTRDEVKANAETYKQQVFKVLDADKTQVRFNSTWLDALGTEGMIRLAARYSVQRMLERDDFKKRFRENVSISLHEFMYPLLQGYDSVALKSDIELGATDQLFNLLVGRQLMKEEGLEPQVIMTGPILEGLNAKLVDGKITGDKMSKSLDNYVGIDEPPETIFGKLMSITDDLMWRYLELLSAKPLKELAETRAKVQGGELHPMTVKKDFAREMAVRFHGEEGGRKAVEAWDNLKKEQPQASLELIEVSLAGAEKQLLFKLLPETKLVASATKAREAMAQGSVRVNGEKVTDLKAEYGPGEYTVQVGKARTDKPNAVRLKLG